One part of the Mytilus trossulus isolate FHL-02 chromosome 11, PNRI_Mtr1.1.1.hap1, whole genome shotgun sequence genome encodes these proteins:
- the LOC134691349 gene encoding dual specificity tyrosine-phosphorylation-regulated kinase 4-like isoform X8, whose amino-acid sequence MKMRKIKNFLLFYDDLLQGSPSQGHKTHRSLGEGRYQSQITVNKQQPVSHTHSKQHKNTVHTTESGKLVATVAPTTTLPHLGQSHDQKHSHHRQHHEDNTLPQLNKQQTSDSNITRQNSFSTTGTPDRAKRDQYGNKLPMTPQEALKLYRGKLSAFEQTEILDYPEIWFLGLEAKKIEGVPGGAQNNGYDDESGSYIKVMHDHMVYRYEILEVLGKGSFGQVVKCYDHKTDQMVAVKIIRNKKRFHHQALVEVKILDALRRKDKDSQYNIIHMGEYFYFRNHLCITFELMGMNLYELIKKNNFQGFSIALIRRFAFSLLQCLKLLQRDKIIHCDLKPENILLRQRGQSSIKVIDFGSSCYEHQRVYTYIQSRFYRSPEVILGLPYSMPIDMWSFGCILAELYTGYPLFPGENEVEQLACIMEVMGLPPNNVLEQATRRRLFFDSKGNPRSITNSKGKKRRVGSKDLQQAVKTSDANFLDFIRRCLEWDPSIRMTPEEALQHEWIKEGLVHRRPRGESNRDKTKPSHRPSPAQSESSGQPDPYKVPAQPPVKDTQKSEEWRVTLKDRKSAKRVPPIGASADTQKHEEQLSARVPVVQFRLSSNNPDTNETKTIGPHYFTAPSAKTSIKSGRKEESNLSEDKLHKQETSIEEGKFLPPIGNK is encoded by the exons AGCCCCAGTCAAGGCCATAAAACACATCGATCACTTGGTGAGGGGCGATATCAGTCACAGATAACAGTCAACAAACAGCAACCAGTGTCACATACACATagtaaacaacacaaaaatacaGTCCATACAACAGAG AGTGGCAAATTAGTTGCCACTGTTGCCCCAACAACGACTTTACCTCACCTTGGTCAGTCACATGACCAGAAACACTCGCACCATCGCCAGCATCATGAAGACAACACACTACCTCAACTCAATAAACAACAAACTTCAGACTCCAACATCACAAGACAGAACTCATTTTCCACAACTGGTACCCCTGACAGAGCGAAACGGGACCAGTATGGGAACAAGCTGCCAATGACCCCACAAG AGGCCTTAAAGCTATACAGGGGTAAATTGTCTGCATTTGAACAAACAGAAATTTTAGATTATCCAGAAATATGGTTCCTAGGATTAGAAGCCAAGAAGATAGAGGGTGTTCCAGGTGGTGCTCAAAATAACGGCTACGATGACGAGAGTGGGTCATATATTAAG GTTATGCATGATCACATGGTTTACCGGTATGAGATTTTAGAAGTGCTTGGGAAAGGGTCGTTCGGTCAAGTGGTCAAGTGTTACGACCATAAAACTGACCAGATGGTAGCTGTTAAAATTATACGGAACAAAAAGAG ATTTCATCATCAAGCCTTAGTAGAAGTAAAAATATTAGATGCTCTCCGTAGAAAAGACAAAGACTCACAATATAACATCATACATATGGGAGAATATTTCTACTTTAGAAATCATTTATGTATCACATTTGAACTTATGGG tatgaATTTATATGAATTGATAAAGAAGAACAACTTCCAAGGATTTAGTATAGCTTTAATACGTAGATTTGCCTTCTCTCTACTACAATGTCTTAAGTTGTTACAACGAGACAAAATAATCCACTGTGATTTAAAACCA gaaaatatattattacGACAAAGAGGTCAAAGTTCAATCAAAGTGATAGATTTCGGCTCAAGTTGCTATGAGCATCAACGTG tatATACTTATATCCAGAGTCGATTCTACCGATCGCCAGAAGTGATCTTAGGTCTGCCTTACTCCATGCCTATAGATATGTGGAGTTTTGGTTGTATTTTAGCTGAGTTATACACAGGGTACCCTCTATTTCCTGGGGAGAATGAGGTGGAGCAGCTAGCCTGTATCATGGAAGTTATGGGACTTCCTCCAAATAATGTATTAGAACAGGCAACCAGGAGGAGATTATTTTTTG ATTCCAAGGGTAATCCTAGAAGTATTACAAACAGTAAAGGGAAGAAGAGACGAGTGGGATCTAAAGACTTACAGCAGGCTGTTAAAACTAGCGATGCTAACTTCTTAGATTTTATACGGAGATGTTTAGA ATGGGACCCTAGTATTAGAATGACACCAGAAGAGGCCTTACAACATGAGTGGATAAAGGAAGGTTTGGTCCACCGACGTCCACGTGGAGAGTCCAATAGGGACAAAACTAAACCTAGTCATAGGCCATCTCCTGCTCAATCAGAATCTTCTGGACAACCAGATCCTTATAAAGTGCCAGCACAACCTCCGGTTAAAG ATACCCAAAAGTCAGAAGAATGGAGGGTAACGTTAAAGGACAGAAAGAGTGCCAAACGAGTGCCCCCAATTGGTGCCTCAGCTGATACACAAAAACATGAAGAACAACTCAGTGCCAGAG ttccAGTTGTTCAGTTCCGTCTGTCTTCAAATAATCCAGACACTAATGAAACTAAAACTATTG GTCCTCATTATTTTACAGCTCCAAGTGCAAAAACCTCCATCAAAAGTGGAAGGAAGGAAGAAAGTAATTTATCGGAGGACAAATTGCATAAGCAGGAGACCAGTATTGAAGAAGGAAAATTCTTGCCACCAATCGGAAACAAATAA
- the LOC134691349 gene encoding dual specificity tyrosine-phosphorylation-regulated kinase 4-like isoform X7 produces MQMDFATLLELRDLHSALKRHNAIKGGFMFQKVKSPSQGHKTHRSLGEGRYQSQITVNKQQPVSHTHSKQHKNTVHTTESGKLVATVAPTTTLPHLGQSHDQKHSHHRQHHEDNTLPQLNKQQTSDSNITRQNSFSTTGTPDRAKRDQYGNKLPMTPQEALKLYRGKLSAFEQTEILDYPEIWFLGLEAKKIEGVPGGAQNNGYDDESGSYIKVMHDHMVYRYEILEVLGKGSFGQVVKCYDHKTDQMVAVKIIRNKKRFHHQALVEVKILDALRRKDKDSQYNIIHMGEYFYFRNHLCITFELMGMNLYELIKKNNFQGFSIALIRRFAFSLLQCLKLLQRDKIIHCDLKPENILLRQRGQSSIKVIDFGSSCYEHQRVYTYIQSRFYRSPEVILGLPYSMPIDMWSFGCILAELYTGYPLFPGENEVEQLACIMEVMGLPPNNVLEQATRRRLFFDSKGNPRSITNSKGKKRRVGSKDLQQAVKTSDANFLDFIRRCLEWDPSIRMTPEEALQHEWIKEGLVHRRPRGESNRDKTKPSHRPSPAQSESSGQPDPYKVPAQPPVKDTQKSEEWRVTLKDRKSAKRVPPIGASADTQKHEEQLSARVPVVQFRLSSNNPDTNETKTIGPHYFTAPSAKTSIKSGRKEESNLSEDKLHKQETSIEEGKFLPPIGNK; encoded by the exons AGCCCCAGTCAAGGCCATAAAACACATCGATCACTTGGTGAGGGGCGATATCAGTCACAGATAACAGTCAACAAACAGCAACCAGTGTCACATACACATagtaaacaacacaaaaatacaGTCCATACAACAGAG AGTGGCAAATTAGTTGCCACTGTTGCCCCAACAACGACTTTACCTCACCTTGGTCAGTCACATGACCAGAAACACTCGCACCATCGCCAGCATCATGAAGACAACACACTACCTCAACTCAATAAACAACAAACTTCAGACTCCAACATCACAAGACAGAACTCATTTTCCACAACTGGTACCCCTGACAGAGCGAAACGGGACCAGTATGGGAACAAGCTGCCAATGACCCCACAAG AGGCCTTAAAGCTATACAGGGGTAAATTGTCTGCATTTGAACAAACAGAAATTTTAGATTATCCAGAAATATGGTTCCTAGGATTAGAAGCCAAGAAGATAGAGGGTGTTCCAGGTGGTGCTCAAAATAACGGCTACGATGACGAGAGTGGGTCATATATTAAG GTTATGCATGATCACATGGTTTACCGGTATGAGATTTTAGAAGTGCTTGGGAAAGGGTCGTTCGGTCAAGTGGTCAAGTGTTACGACCATAAAACTGACCAGATGGTAGCTGTTAAAATTATACGGAACAAAAAGAG ATTTCATCATCAAGCCTTAGTAGAAGTAAAAATATTAGATGCTCTCCGTAGAAAAGACAAAGACTCACAATATAACATCATACATATGGGAGAATATTTCTACTTTAGAAATCATTTATGTATCACATTTGAACTTATGGG tatgaATTTATATGAATTGATAAAGAAGAACAACTTCCAAGGATTTAGTATAGCTTTAATACGTAGATTTGCCTTCTCTCTACTACAATGTCTTAAGTTGTTACAACGAGACAAAATAATCCACTGTGATTTAAAACCA gaaaatatattattacGACAAAGAGGTCAAAGTTCAATCAAAGTGATAGATTTCGGCTCAAGTTGCTATGAGCATCAACGTG tatATACTTATATCCAGAGTCGATTCTACCGATCGCCAGAAGTGATCTTAGGTCTGCCTTACTCCATGCCTATAGATATGTGGAGTTTTGGTTGTATTTTAGCTGAGTTATACACAGGGTACCCTCTATTTCCTGGGGAGAATGAGGTGGAGCAGCTAGCCTGTATCATGGAAGTTATGGGACTTCCTCCAAATAATGTATTAGAACAGGCAACCAGGAGGAGATTATTTTTTG ATTCCAAGGGTAATCCTAGAAGTATTACAAACAGTAAAGGGAAGAAGAGACGAGTGGGATCTAAAGACTTACAGCAGGCTGTTAAAACTAGCGATGCTAACTTCTTAGATTTTATACGGAGATGTTTAGA ATGGGACCCTAGTATTAGAATGACACCAGAAGAGGCCTTACAACATGAGTGGATAAAGGAAGGTTTGGTCCACCGACGTCCACGTGGAGAGTCCAATAGGGACAAAACTAAACCTAGTCATAGGCCATCTCCTGCTCAATCAGAATCTTCTGGACAACCAGATCCTTATAAAGTGCCAGCACAACCTCCGGTTAAAG ATACCCAAAAGTCAGAAGAATGGAGGGTAACGTTAAAGGACAGAAAGAGTGCCAAACGAGTGCCCCCAATTGGTGCCTCAGCTGATACACAAAAACATGAAGAACAACTCAGTGCCAGAG ttccAGTTGTTCAGTTCCGTCTGTCTTCAAATAATCCAGACACTAATGAAACTAAAACTATTG GTCCTCATTATTTTACAGCTCCAAGTGCAAAAACCTCCATCAAAAGTGGAAGGAAGGAAGAAAGTAATTTATCGGAGGACAAATTGCATAAGCAGGAGACCAGTATTGAAGAAGGAAAATTCTTGCCACCAATCGGAAACAAATAA
- the LOC134691349 gene encoding dual specificity tyrosine-phosphorylation-regulated kinase 4-like isoform X2: MNPRVSKQRKKRPGITFPDGISYIRTTLDREKTRIRRMKDRSKTESQAKPLKALHLPFIVPLGITQSIPEFSPSQGHKTHRSLGEGRYQSQITVNKQQPVSHTHSKQHKNTVHTTESGKLVATVAPTTTLPHLGQSHDQKHSHHRQHHEDNTLPQLNKQQTSDSNITRQNSFSTTGTPDRAKRDQYGNKLPMTPQEALKLYRGKLSAFEQTEILDYPEIWFLGLEAKKIEGVPGGAQNNGYDDESGSYIKVMHDHMVYRYEILEVLGKGSFGQVVKCYDHKTDQMVAVKIIRNKKRFHHQALVEVKILDALRRKDKDSQYNIIHMGEYFYFRNHLCITFELMGMNLYELIKKNNFQGFSIALIRRFAFSLLQCLKLLQRDKIIHCDLKPENILLRQRGQSSIKVIDFGSSCYEHQRVYTYIQSRFYRSPEVILGLPYSMPIDMWSFGCILAELYTGYPLFPGENEVEQLACIMEVMGLPPNNVLEQATRRRLFFDSKGNPRSITNSKGKKRRVGSKDLQQAVKTSDANFLDFIRRCLEWDPSIRMTPEEALQHEWIKEGLVHRRPRGESNRDKTKPSHRPSPAQSESSGQPDPYKVPAQPPVKDTQKSEEWRVTLKDRKSAKRVPPIGASADTQKHEEQLSARVPVVQFRLSSNNPDTNETKTIAPSAKTSIKSGRKEESNLSEDKLHKQETSIEEGKFLPPIGNK, from the exons AGCCCCAGTCAAGGCCATAAAACACATCGATCACTTGGTGAGGGGCGATATCAGTCACAGATAACAGTCAACAAACAGCAACCAGTGTCACATACACATagtaaacaacacaaaaatacaGTCCATACAACAGAG AGTGGCAAATTAGTTGCCACTGTTGCCCCAACAACGACTTTACCTCACCTTGGTCAGTCACATGACCAGAAACACTCGCACCATCGCCAGCATCATGAAGACAACACACTACCTCAACTCAATAAACAACAAACTTCAGACTCCAACATCACAAGACAGAACTCATTTTCCACAACTGGTACCCCTGACAGAGCGAAACGGGACCAGTATGGGAACAAGCTGCCAATGACCCCACAAG AGGCCTTAAAGCTATACAGGGGTAAATTGTCTGCATTTGAACAAACAGAAATTTTAGATTATCCAGAAATATGGTTCCTAGGATTAGAAGCCAAGAAGATAGAGGGTGTTCCAGGTGGTGCTCAAAATAACGGCTACGATGACGAGAGTGGGTCATATATTAAG GTTATGCATGATCACATGGTTTACCGGTATGAGATTTTAGAAGTGCTTGGGAAAGGGTCGTTCGGTCAAGTGGTCAAGTGTTACGACCATAAAACTGACCAGATGGTAGCTGTTAAAATTATACGGAACAAAAAGAG ATTTCATCATCAAGCCTTAGTAGAAGTAAAAATATTAGATGCTCTCCGTAGAAAAGACAAAGACTCACAATATAACATCATACATATGGGAGAATATTTCTACTTTAGAAATCATTTATGTATCACATTTGAACTTATGGG tatgaATTTATATGAATTGATAAAGAAGAACAACTTCCAAGGATTTAGTATAGCTTTAATACGTAGATTTGCCTTCTCTCTACTACAATGTCTTAAGTTGTTACAACGAGACAAAATAATCCACTGTGATTTAAAACCA gaaaatatattattacGACAAAGAGGTCAAAGTTCAATCAAAGTGATAGATTTCGGCTCAAGTTGCTATGAGCATCAACGTG tatATACTTATATCCAGAGTCGATTCTACCGATCGCCAGAAGTGATCTTAGGTCTGCCTTACTCCATGCCTATAGATATGTGGAGTTTTGGTTGTATTTTAGCTGAGTTATACACAGGGTACCCTCTATTTCCTGGGGAGAATGAGGTGGAGCAGCTAGCCTGTATCATGGAAGTTATGGGACTTCCTCCAAATAATGTATTAGAACAGGCAACCAGGAGGAGATTATTTTTTG ATTCCAAGGGTAATCCTAGAAGTATTACAAACAGTAAAGGGAAGAAGAGACGAGTGGGATCTAAAGACTTACAGCAGGCTGTTAAAACTAGCGATGCTAACTTCTTAGATTTTATACGGAGATGTTTAGA ATGGGACCCTAGTATTAGAATGACACCAGAAGAGGCCTTACAACATGAGTGGATAAAGGAAGGTTTGGTCCACCGACGTCCACGTGGAGAGTCCAATAGGGACAAAACTAAACCTAGTCATAGGCCATCTCCTGCTCAATCAGAATCTTCTGGACAACCAGATCCTTATAAAGTGCCAGCACAACCTCCGGTTAAAG ATACCCAAAAGTCAGAAGAATGGAGGGTAACGTTAAAGGACAGAAAGAGTGCCAAACGAGTGCCCCCAATTGGTGCCTCAGCTGATACACAAAAACATGAAGAACAACTCAGTGCCAGAG ttccAGTTGTTCAGTTCCGTCTGTCTTCAAATAATCCAGACACTAATGAAACTAAAACTATTG CTCCAAGTGCAAAAACCTCCATCAAAAGTGGAAGGAAGGAAGAAAGTAATTTATCGGAGGACAAATTGCATAAGCAGGAGACCAGTATTGAAGAAGGAAAATTCTTGCCACCAATCGGAAACAAATAA